The genomic window ATAGATTTTGTACCAAAAAGAGCCAGGATATCAGACAAACCAGCACGCTCCAAAGCAGCGGTATTCCGTCATCTCCCAGACAACACTGCAGACATGGCTTTGATTGTTGACAAACATCGGCCCAGGTCGTTGGATAGCTTGACGTACCATGAAGAGCTTTCAGAAAGGCTTCGATCTCTGGTAAGTCGCGTGATTGCTGGCAGGCATTAATTGTCACCTGCTAACTCAGCCGCTGTTACTATGCACAGGCCCAGAGCGGCGACTTCCCTCATCTTTTAATCTATGGACCTTCAGGCGCTGGCAAGAAAACTCGTATCGTAGCAACTCTCAAGGAGCTGTACGGACCCGGAGTAGAGAAGATCAAGATCGACGCCCGCGTCTTTCAGACCAGCAGTAATCGCAAGCTCGAGTTCAACATCGTCGCCTCCATCTACCACCTCGAAATCACCCCTTCAGATGTTGGCAACTACGACAGGGTCGTCATTCAAGACCTCCTCAAGGAGGTCGCCCAGACGCAACAAGTCGACCAAGGTGCTCGCCAGCGCTTCAAGGTGGTTGTCATCAACGAAGCAGACCACCTTTCTCGCGATGCTCAAGCTGCCCTGCGAAGAACCATGGAAAAGTACTCGCCGAACCTGAGGTTGATTCTGCTGGCCAACTCAACAGCAAATATAATTGCCCCTATCAGATCACGAACTCTGCTTGTCAGGGTTGCGGCTCCGTCAGAGGATGAGATATGCACCGTTCTTGCCGCTTCTGCGAAGAAGGAGGGTTGGACCGTTTCGACGCAGCTGCATGAGAGGATAGCTAAAGAAAGCGGGAGGAATTTGCGGAGGGCATTGCTGATGCTCGAGACAGTACA from Pyricularia oryzae 70-15 chromosome 4, whole genome shotgun sequence includes these protein-coding regions:
- a CDS encoding replication factor C subunit 5, translated to MALIVDKHRPRSLDSLTYHEELSERLRSLAQSGDFPHLLIYGPSGAGKKTRIVATLKELYGPGVEKIKIDARVFQTSSNRKLEFNIVASIYHLEITPSDVGNYDRVVIQDLLKEVAQTQQVDQGARQRFKVVVINEADHLSRDAQAALRRTMEKYSPNLRLILLANSTANIIAPIRSRTLLVRVAAPSEDEICTVLAASAKKEGWTVSTQLHERIAKESGRNLRRALLMLETVHAQNEKVEDNTPIPPPDWEALIGQIAKEIMEEHTPARILQVRAKLYDLLTHCIPPTTILKTLTFKLVPLIDDDLKVEVIKWSAFYEHRIKMGTKVIFHLEAFVAKFMRILEMYLMGMDM